From a single Bacillus sp. NEB1478 genomic region:
- a CDS encoding immunoglobulin-like domain-containing protein — MKNLRLIILSCLMVLLAACGNKPASTEDKNSGSFEVKNEIPAEQAGVKAEWKLEDSDDQGKLLLKNGSEKTVGTGTAYKIEKWTDGKWEKVNADQMFTEQMIEVKAGGDYEQTVELKEKKAGTYRITKTFFEDEKKHDIAVVFDKK; from the coding sequence ATGAAAAATTTAAGGTTAATTATCCTATCATGTCTAATGGTCCTTTTGGCGGCTTGCGGAAATAAACCTGCGTCAACAGAAGATAAAAATAGCGGGTCATTTGAAGTGAAAAATGAGATTCCAGCCGAACAAGCAGGCGTTAAAGCTGAATGGAAGCTAGAAGACAGCGATGATCAAGGGAAGCTGCTCTTGAAAAATGGCTCAGAAAAGACGGTAGGTACAGGAACCGCTTATAAGATTGAAAAATGGACAGATGGAAAATGGGAAAAGGTGAATGCGGATCAAATGTTTACAGAGCAGATGATCGAAGTAAAAGCGGGCGGAGATTATGAACAGACCGTCGAATTAAAGGAAAAAAAAGCAGGGACATACCGCATTACGAAAACCTTTTTTGAAGACGAAAAAAAGCATGATATAGCTGTTGTGTTTGATAAGAAGTAA
- a CDS encoding SRPBCC domain-containing protein, translating into MSTKIQQEIVFETSRDRVYQALLNEQQFSKMSGGAPTSIVAEEGGSFSCFGGMILGRTIELVPNERIVQAWRAANWEPGVYSIVTFELNERGNQTLLKFTHSGFPEGQDKHLAAGWHENYWNPLQTLLSKS; encoded by the coding sequence ATGTCTACAAAAATACAGCAAGAGATCGTATTTGAAACAAGCCGTGATCGTGTTTATCAGGCTCTATTAAACGAACAGCAATTCAGTAAAATGTCTGGAGGCGCACCAACATCCATTGTCGCTGAAGAAGGTGGCAGTTTTTCATGTTTTGGAGGTATGATTTTAGGAAGAACGATTGAACTTGTTCCTAATGAACGTATCGTACAAGCTTGGCGTGCAGCGAACTGGGAACCTGGCGTTTATTCAATCGTCACTTTCGAGTTGAATGAGAGAGGTAACCAAACACTTCTTAAATTCACCCATTCAGGTTTTCCAGAAGGACAAGATAAGCATTTAGCAGCAGGTTGGCATGAGAATTATTGGAATCCGCTTCAAACTCTTTTATCAAAATCTTGA